In the genome of Pseudomonas sp. P5_109, one region contains:
- a CDS encoding alpha/beta family hydrolase: protein MDKQHKAGIDGDQWAQCVRDHGWLWNAASGKAAATLILAHGAGAPMDSDWMSGMAARLAAQGVNVLRFEFPYMAQRRIDGGKRPPNPAPKLLECWREVYAQVRRHVTGPLAIGGKSMGGRMASLLADELGADALVCLGYPFYAVGKPEKPRVEHLASLKTRTLIVQGERDALGNREAVEGYVLSPSIEVFWLAAGDHDLKPLKASGFSHEQHLAAAAGKVTAFLQ from the coding sequence ATGGACAAACAGCACAAGGCCGGTATTGACGGGGATCAATGGGCGCAGTGCGTGCGGGATCATGGATGGTTGTGGAATGCCGCCAGCGGCAAGGCTGCGGCGACGCTGATCCTCGCCCATGGCGCCGGCGCACCGATGGACAGCGACTGGATGAGCGGCATGGCTGCACGCCTCGCCGCGCAAGGCGTCAACGTGTTGCGTTTCGAATTTCCCTACATGGCACAGCGGCGCATCGATGGTGGCAAGCGCCCGCCGAACCCGGCACCGAAACTGCTGGAATGCTGGCGTGAGGTGTATGCCCAGGTGCGACGTCATGTCACTGGGCCGCTGGCCATCGGCGGCAAGTCCATGGGTGGGCGCATGGCCAGTCTGCTGGCTGATGAGTTGGGCGCGGATGCGCTGGTGTGCCTGGGTTATCCGTTCTATGCAGTGGGCAAGCCGGAGAAGCCACGGGTCGAACATCTGGCTTCTTTGAAAACCCGCACGTTGATTGTGCAGGGCGAGCGCGATGCGCTGGGTAATCGTGAGGCGGTCGAGGGTTATGTGCTGTCACCGAGTATCGAGGTGTTCTGGCTGGCGGCGGGGGATCATGATTTGAAACCGTTGAAGGCTTCGGGGTTTAGCCATGAGCAGCATTTGGCGGCTGCGGCTGGGAAGGTAACCGCATTTCTGCAATGA